A window of Acidobacteriota bacterium genomic DNA:
GGTGGCCGACGCCGGTGCGGCCGTCGTCGCCATGCACATGCGCGGCGTGCCGGGCGACATGCAGGAGCGCCCCCCCGCCGTTGACATCATGGCCGAGATCGAAACCTTTTTTGAGCAAGTCTTGCAACTTCCCCTGCCGCCGCATACAATGATCCTGGATCCCGGCATCGGTTTTGGGAAAACCATCCAGCAGAATCTCGTCATCCTGAACCGGTTAGCCGAGTTCCGCGCGTTCGGGCGTCCCATCCTGGTCGGGGCCTCTCGCAAGTCGTTCATCGGCGCCATCACCGGATTGCCGGCGGCGGAGCGGCTACCCGGCTCGCTGGCCGCGGCCGTGTTGGCGGCGGCTCACGGCGCCCGGATCATTCGGTGCCACGACGTGGCCGCCACCCGG
This region includes:
- the folP gene encoding dihydropteroate synthase, whose translation is MGVINITPDSFYDGGFCLEAAAAVRHAWQLVEDGADLIDLGGESSRPGARPVSEAEELGRVLPVLCELAPRLPVPISVDTAKAGVARVVLAEGAEIINDIGGLRDEAMRRVVADAGAAVVAMHMRGVPGDMQERPPAVDIMAEIETFFEQVLQLPLPPHTMILDPGIGFGKTIQQNLVILNRLAEFRAFGRPILVGASRKSFIGAITGLPAAERLPGSLAAAVLAAAHGARIIRCHDVAATRQALRVAAAIRSEAAV